In Chloroflexia bacterium SDU3-3, the genomic window CGTGGATGTAGTTGATCGCCTCGGTGACGCCGTTGGGAAACTTATTTGGCTCCGGGCGGGGTCGGCCATAGCTATCGTACAGGTCGCCCGCGATCGCCCCGCCCTGCCAGGCGGATGTCTGCCACCAGCCGGAGTCGATGCTGATCTGGTTGTAGCCGTAGGCCCCCAGCTTCTGCTTGAGCAGATCGGACATGCGCTTGATGTTGGTGATGTTGAGCCAGGGGATGCCGTAGCCGGTCGATGTGCTTAGCGACTGCAGGCTCCAGCTGCTCCAGCCCATCATGGGCTTGGCGTTCAGGCCCGTGTGGTAGCTCAGCGGGGCGGCCTGGGCGGGCGGGGCCAGCGGCGCGACTGGCGCGAGCGAGGCCAGCGCGACCAGCGCCACGAGGCCTATGCTGCAGAGACGTCTGATCATGTCATTCCCTTTCTGACCGATACAATCACATCGCGTCTATTGCGCGATGCTGCAGGCGGTGCCATTGAGGCTGAAGCTGGCAGGCACGCTGTTGGTGCCGCTGTAGCTACCCTGGAAGCCGAACGAGGCGCTACCGCCCGCCGGGATACTAGCGTTGTAGCCCATGTTGCTGGCCGTCACACTTGCGCCAGTCTGGGCCACCGTGGCGTTCCAGGCATTGGTCACCTGCTGGTTGCCGCCGAACGCCCAGGCCAGCGACCAGCCGCTGATCGCACTCGCGCTGGTGTTCTTCACCGTCACCTCGGCGGTGAAGCCCGTGCCCCACTGGTTCAGCACATACGTCACCTGGCAGCCCGCGCTAGCCACGGGCGTGCTGGTGGGGCCAGCGGGCGTGGCCGTGGGCGCGGCGGGCGTGGCCGTGCGCGTGGCGGTGGGGCCAGCGGGCGTAGCGCTGGGCAGCGCCGGGGTGGGCGTGCGCGTGGCGGTGGGCGGTACCGGGGTGGCTGTCGCCGTTCCGCTGCCGTTGAAGCGCCACCAGTTGATGTTCAGCAGGAAGCCGCTGCCGCCCGTGAAGCGCAGGTAGAGGTCGTGGGTGCCGGTCGCGCCGCTCACCGGGCATGTCTTGGTGGTCCATGTCTGCCAGCCGCCGGTGCCCTGCACCGCGCAGCTGCCCACCAGCGTGCCCGTGGGGCCGTCGAGGCGCAGCTCGATCGTGCCGCCGCTGGTAGCCGACGCCACCCGGGCATCGAAGCTGGCGGCACCCGAGCCGAAGCTCACACCCTTCACCTTGATATAGTCGCCATTCTCGATATTGGCCACATTCATGCCGCCCTCGCTTGATGCCTCGGTTTCCACACCCACCGACCAGGCCATGGTCTCGGCCTGCACCACGGCATAGGGGTTGAGCGGGGCGATAGAGGGCGGGCCTGCGGTGGTCATATTAATCGTTGGGAAGCTACCATCGGCGTTGTAGGTGAACTTCTCCACTGCGACCGAGCGCGCGTAGCCGCCGCCGCCGGGGAGCTTGCCGTTATGGTAGAACAGGTACGAGCTGCCGTTGAAGTCGATCACGCCTGGGTGATTGGTGAAGCTGCCGCCCTGGGTCGGCATGATAACGCCACGGTAGGTCCATGGCCCGGTGGGGTTCGGGCTGGTCGAGTAGGCGATATACTCGGGGATGCCACCTGCGGCGAACACTAGGTAGTAGAGGCCGTTGCGCTTATAGAACCACGGCCCCTCCTCGTACAGCGTGGCGCGGTCGGGGTTGCCGGTGCGGGTGCCGAAGCCAGCGGTGGTGAGCGGCACCTGAACGGGGCTTCCCTGGTACGAGATCATGTCCTGATTCAGCTTCACATACCACAGGTTGGGGTTCCCCCAGTAGAGATACGCCTGGCCATCGGTGTCGATAAACACCGTGGGGTCGATATCGCCCCAGCTGGTGCTGGCCAGCGGCTTGCCCAGCGCATCGGTAAATGGCCCGGTCGGGCTGGTGGAGACCGCCACGCCGATGGCGGGCCGGTTCAGCGCCTTACTCGTCACCGTCACATACCAGTAGAACTTGCCGTTGCGATAGATCGCCTGGCTGGCCCAGGCGTCGCCCGTGGCCCAGCTGAAGGTCTTCCAGCTCAGCGGCGCGCCGTGGTCAGTCCAGTTCACCATATCGGCGGACGAGTAGACCCGCCACTCGTTCATGGTGAAGTAGGTCGAGCCATCCTCGTCGTGGCCGGTGTAGAGGTAGACCGTATTGTTGTAGACCAGCGGAGCAGGGTCGGCGGTGTAGATCGTCTGCACGATCGGGTTGTCGGCATGCGAGGTGGCGGGCGATACCGCCATCACCACCAGCATGCAGGCCCCAGCGAGCAGCGCCGCCCAGGAGCGGATGCGTGAGAACATACAAGATCCTCTCATTTTAAGAACCCCAACAGGGCCGCGAATGAAGATCGGGCGATCATGCAACGTGATGCTACATGACCGCCCGATCAATGCCATAGCCTACAAGAAGGCTACTGCGCGATGCTGCAGGTGGTGCCGTTGAGCGTGAAGCTGGCGGGCACGCTGTTGGTGCCGCTGTAGCTGCCCTGGAAGCCAAACGAGACGCTGCCGCCCGCCGGGATGCCAGCGTTGTAGCTCACGTTGCTCGCCACCACGCTGCCGCTGGTCGGGCTGA contains:
- a CDS encoding family 43 glycosylhydrolase, translated to MRGSCMFSRIRSWAALLAGACMLVVMAVSPATSHADNPIVQTIYTADPAPLVYNNTVYLYTGHDEDGSTYFTMNEWRVYSSADMVNWTDHGAPLSWKTFSWATGDAWASQAIYRNGKFYWYVTVTSKALNRPAIGVAVSTSPTGPFTDALGKPLASTSWGDIDPTVFIDTDGQAYLYWGNPNLWYVKLNQDMISYQGSPVQVPLTTAGFGTRTGNPDRATLYEEGPWFYKRNGLYYLVFAAGGIPEYIAYSTSPNPTGPWTYRGVIMPTQGGSFTNHPGVIDFNGSSYLFYHNGKLPGGGGYARSVAVEKFTYNADGSFPTINMTTAGPPSIAPLNPYAVVQAETMAWSVGVETEASSEGGMNVANIENGDYIKVKGVSFGSGAASFDARVASATSGGTIELRLDGPTGTLVGSCAVQGTGGWQTWTTKTCPVSGATGTHDLYLRFTGGSGFLLNINWWRFNGSGTATATPVPPTATRTPTPALPSATPAGPTATRTATPAAPTATPAGPTSTPVASAGCQVTYVLNQWGTGFTAEVTVKNTSASAISGWSLAWAFGGNQQVTNAWNATVAQTGASVTASNMGYNASIPAGGSASFGFQGSYSGTNSVPASFSLNGTACSIAQ